The Bacteroides acidifaciens genome includes a region encoding these proteins:
- a CDS encoding thioredoxin domain-containing protein: MKKVLVMVALVMISVIVYAFNDKAETNQGKKEATGNGEVVVMNKEMFLKDVFDYEKSKEWKYKGDKPAIIDLYADWCGPCRQTAPIMKELAKEYAGKITIYKVNVDKQKELAALFNATSIPLFVFIPMKGDPQLFRGAADKATYKKAIDEFLLK, from the coding sequence ATGAAAAAAGTATTAGTAATGGTAGCATTAGTCATGATAAGCGTAATTGTGTACGCTTTCAATGATAAAGCAGAAACCAATCAAGGTAAAAAAGAGGCAACAGGTAACGGTGAAGTCGTCGTAATGAACAAGGAAATGTTTCTGAAAGACGTCTTCGATTATGAAAAATCAAAGGAGTGGAAATACAAAGGCGACAAGCCTGCCATCATCGACTTATATGCCGATTGGTGTGGACCTTGTCGCCAGACAGCTCCTATCATGAAAGAATTGGCAAAGGAATATGCAGGGAAAATTACCATCTACAAAGTAAATGTAGATAAACAAAAAGAACTGGCAGCCCTGTTCAATGCAACCAGTATTCCATTGTTCGTATTCATCCCCATGAAAGGAGATCCACAGCTTTTCCGTGGGGCTGCTGACAAAGCAACCTACAAGAAAGCAATCGATGAATTTTTATTAAAATAA